Proteins found in one Salvia splendens isolate huo1 chromosome 10, SspV2, whole genome shotgun sequence genomic segment:
- the LOC121750118 gene encoding protein MEMO1-like isoform X1: MDKIRRPSHAGSWYTDNPKELAEELDGWLRAAGLPKNSDVRGVVAPHAGYSYSGRAAAYAFGNIDPSNITRIFLLGPSHHYYTPKCALSKATVYKTPIGDLPIDQEVNEELKATGKFEMMDLRVDEAEHSMEMHLPYLAKVFQGYAVKIVPMLVGALSAENEAVFGRLLAKYVDDPTNFFSVSSDFCHWGSRFNYTHYDKKHGAIHKSIEALDKMGMDIIETGDPDAFKNYLLETDNTICGRHPISVFLHMLKNSSTKVKIRFLRYEQSSQCKSTRDSSVSYASAAAKIDA, translated from the exons CTAAAGAACTAGCTGAGGAGCTCGATGGCTGGCTCCGGGCTGCCGGGCTGCCCAAAAATTCAGATGTAAGAGGTGTGGTTGCGCC TCATGCAGGTTATTCTTATTCGGGCCGTGCAGCAGCCTATGCTTTTGGAAACATTGATCCTTCTAACAT TACTAGGATATTTCTTCTTGGGCCGTCCCATCACTATTACACTCCAAAATGTGCGCTTTCAAAAGCTACAGTCTACAAGACGCCTATAGGCGACCTACCAATTGATCAGGAAG TAAACGAGGAGCTAAAAGCTACGGGAAAGTTTGAAATGATGGATCTTCGTGTAGACGAGGCTGAACATAGCATGGAAATGCACCTGCCTTATTTAGCTAAAGTATTTCAGGG CTATGCAGTGAAGATTGTTCCCATGTTGGTTGGTGCTCTTAGCGCTGAAAATGAAGCTGTCTTCGGCCGGTTGTTAGCTAAATATGTGGACGACCCTACGAATTTCTTCTCGGTGTCTTCAGATTTTTGTCATTGGGGCTCCCG GTTCAACTATACGCACTATGATAAAAAGCACGGCGCCATCCACAAGTCCATCGAAGCATTGGACAAAATGGGAATGGATATAATAGAAACCGGAGATCCGGATGCCTTCAAGAACTACCTCTTGGAGACTGACAACACTATATGCGGACGGCACCCAATTAGTGTCTTCCTTCAC ATGTTGAAGAATAGCTCAACGAAGGTGAAGATTCGATTTCTTCGATACGAGCAGTCGAGCCAGTGCAAATCCACAAGGGACAGCAGTGTAAGTTATGCATCTGCTGCTGCCAAAATCGATGCTTAA
- the LOC121750118 gene encoding protein MEMO1-like isoform X2 — MAGSGLPGCPKIQIHAGYSYSGRAAAYAFGNIDPSNITRIFLLGPSHHYYTPKCALSKATVYKTPIGDLPIDQEVNEELKATGKFEMMDLRVDEAEHSMEMHLPYLAKVFQGYAVKIVPMLVGALSAENEAVFGRLLAKYVDDPTNFFSVSSDFCHWGSRFNYTHYDKKHGAIHKSIEALDKMGMDIIETGDPDAFKNYLLETDNTICGRHPISVFLHMLKNSSTKVKIRFLRYEQSSQCKSTRDSSVSYASAAAKIDA, encoded by the exons ATGGCTGGCTCCGGGCTGCCGGGCTGCCCAAAAATTCAGAT TCATGCAGGTTATTCTTATTCGGGCCGTGCAGCAGCCTATGCTTTTGGAAACATTGATCCTTCTAACAT TACTAGGATATTTCTTCTTGGGCCGTCCCATCACTATTACACTCCAAAATGTGCGCTTTCAAAAGCTACAGTCTACAAGACGCCTATAGGCGACCTACCAATTGATCAGGAAG TAAACGAGGAGCTAAAAGCTACGGGAAAGTTTGAAATGATGGATCTTCGTGTAGACGAGGCTGAACATAGCATGGAAATGCACCTGCCTTATTTAGCTAAAGTATTTCAGGG CTATGCAGTGAAGATTGTTCCCATGTTGGTTGGTGCTCTTAGCGCTGAAAATGAAGCTGTCTTCGGCCGGTTGTTAGCTAAATATGTGGACGACCCTACGAATTTCTTCTCGGTGTCTTCAGATTTTTGTCATTGGGGCTCCCG GTTCAACTATACGCACTATGATAAAAAGCACGGCGCCATCCACAAGTCCATCGAAGCATTGGACAAAATGGGAATGGATATAATAGAAACCGGAGATCCGGATGCCTTCAAGAACTACCTCTTGGAGACTGACAACACTATATGCGGACGGCACCCAATTAGTGTCTTCCTTCAC ATGTTGAAGAATAGCTCAACGAAGGTGAAGATTCGATTTCTTCGATACGAGCAGTCGAGCCAGTGCAAATCCACAAGGGACAGCAGTGTAAGTTATGCATCTGCTGCTGCCAAAATCGATGCTTAA